In Polyangiaceae bacterium, a genomic segment contains:
- the egtD gene encoding L-histidine N(alpha)-methyltransferase, with product MLTTETRGSRLLVDVHVRPGQSNTLREDALAGLTRTPKQLPPKHFYDTRGSELFDAICRTPEYYPTRTEQRLLEQVAERVMRSVRPTHLVELGSGMARKTHVLLTSAAGQGLQPRYVPFDVSESALRHSAETLLSSYGWLSVHGVVGDYDHHLHLIPRGDRRLIAFLGGTIGNFEQQDAIRFLQRVAKTMGPGDALLLGTDLVKAKATLDRAYNDAEGVTAAFNLNVLRVMNRELGANFDEARFKHIAFYDEDTRRIEMHLESLAEQRVRLGGLDLEVEFKLGERMRTEISRKFSEAAVAELLGAAGLELANWFTPSDQAFALSLARLPSRN from the coding sequence ATGCTCACCACCGAAACCCGTGGCTCACGCCTCTTGGTCGACGTCCATGTCCGCCCTGGCCAGTCCAACACACTACGCGAGGACGCTCTCGCAGGTCTGACGCGCACGCCAAAGCAGCTTCCCCCGAAGCACTTCTACGACACTCGGGGCTCGGAGCTGTTTGATGCGATCTGCCGCACACCGGAGTACTACCCGACGCGGACGGAGCAACGGCTGCTGGAGCAAGTCGCCGAGCGCGTGATGCGCAGCGTGCGACCGACCCACCTGGTGGAGCTAGGTAGCGGCATGGCGCGAAAGACCCACGTCTTGCTTACCTCGGCCGCCGGCCAAGGTCTGCAGCCTCGCTACGTTCCATTCGACGTCAGCGAGAGCGCGCTCCGACACAGCGCGGAGACACTGCTGTCCAGCTACGGGTGGCTCTCGGTCCACGGGGTGGTCGGCGATTACGACCACCACCTCCACTTAATTCCACGCGGAGACCGAAGACTGATCGCCTTCCTGGGTGGGACCATCGGCAACTTCGAACAGCAAGACGCGATTCGTTTTCTTCAGCGTGTCGCCAAGACAATGGGGCCCGGTGACGCATTGCTGCTGGGGACGGATTTGGTGAAAGCCAAGGCCACTCTCGACCGAGCCTACAACGACGCAGAGGGGGTCACCGCGGCGTTCAATCTCAACGTGCTCCGCGTGATGAACCGTGAGCTGGGGGCGAACTTCGACGAGGCGCGGTTCAAGCACATTGCGTTCTACGACGAGGACACGCGGAGAATCGAGATGCACCTCGAGAGCCTCGCGGAGCAGCGGGTACGGCTTGGGGGTTTGGATCTCGAGGTGGAGTTCAAGCTCGGCGAGCGCATGCGCACGGAGATCAGCCGCAAGTTCTCCGAAGCGGCCGTTGCGGAGCTGCTTGGCGCAGCTGGGCTGGAACTCGCCAACTGGTTCACCCCCAGCGATCAGGCGTTCGCTCTGAGCCTCGCAAGACTCCCGAGCCGCAACTGA